One Punica granatum isolate Tunisia-2019 chromosome 3, ASM765513v2, whole genome shotgun sequence genomic window carries:
- the LOC116200182 gene encoding D-aminoacyl-tRNA deacylase, translating to MVTLVVATTTDPASINPAAALLDMLGWKPGPSFEGIRSFTNQHVRLLQHDKGIVEEDHLDARWRDVTGEEVDELIFLSKHTAVSNRPALTVHPIGVPHLRDDEVPPQGGKPGWAAPPDPRIGPWLRLLKKIANSHNLVPEFEITLEGTHHGPETNKPALFVEIGSTEEYWKRPDAAKVVSLLVWEGLGLGGAPAVGNWSRENDKNKVLLGIGGGHYAPRHMDIVLKDGVWVGHLLSGYSLPMDDPGQSKADPSTIGGTWRKSIQVAYEATKSAFPGGEVIAHLDHKSFKSWQKVAIAGFLNELNIKIGKPNDFY from the exons ATGGTGACGCTGGTGGTGGCAACAACCACGGATCCCGCCTCCATCAACCCCGCCGCCGCCCTCCTCGACATGCTCGGATGGAAGCCCGGTCCCTCCTTCGAG GGAATCAGGAGCTTCACCAATCAGCACGTTCGGTTGCTCCAGCACGACAAGGGCATAGTGGAGGAGGACCACCTCGACGCACGGTGGCGAGACGTGACCGGCGAGGAGGTCGACGAGCTCATCTTCCTCAGCAAGCACACCGCTGTATCGAACCGCCCCGCTCTCACTGTTCACCCGATCG GAGTGCCTCATCTGAGAGATGATGAGGTTCCCCCACAAGGAGGGAAGCCAGGGTGGGCAGCCCCGCCAGATCCAAGGATTGGGCCTTGGCTGAGGTTGCTCAAGAAGATCGCTAACTCTCACAATTTAGTTCCAGAATTTGAG ATAACTCTGGAGGGCACTCATCATGGACCAGAAACGAATAAGCCTGCTCTGTTTGTTGAAATTG GCAGTACTGAAGAATACTGGAAGAGGCCAGATGCTGCTAAAGTTGTTTCTCTA CTAGTCTGGGAAGGTCTTGGACTTGGAGGAGCCCCTGCAGTCGGAAATTGGAGCAG GGAGAACGATAAGAATAAAGTCCTTCTTGGGATTGGAGGTGGACATTACGCACCAAGGCATATGGACATTGTTCT GAAGGATGGCGTATGGGTAGGGCATTTGCTCTCAGGATATTCCCTGCCCATGGATGATCCGGGCCAATCGAAAGCAGACCCAAGTACTATCGGAGGAACCTGGAGAAAATCAATCCAAGTTGCTTATGAGGCTACTAAATCGGCTTTTCCTGGCGGGGAAGTTATTGCACACCTGGATCACAA GAGTTTCAAAAGCTGGCAGAAAGTCGCTATCGCGGGGTTCTTGAATGAGCTGAACATTAAAATCGGGAAGCCAAATGACTTCTACTGA